The Penaeus chinensis breed Huanghai No. 1 chromosome 6, ASM1920278v2, whole genome shotgun sequence genomic interval gtaattattatgattttagtattatcattatcagcttaatggtgatgattattattacagtggTTATTCTTATGATTTCAGTAGTTATGAATATTTTAAGTTGTTCTATTAATagtgattaacattattactattattatcatcatcattatagttattatcatgattaatatatcatcattattttagttatatcgtttccattacaattgttattgttattctgatggttatcatttttaaaaaaataataattattaaaatcaccataattattatcagctactattataattgatattgttaatgcCGTTATtcgtttattaatattattcacattataaaCCTTGATGCAAGTGCAATGGAATGAAAAAGAAGTAGCCTTTAGTTTATACAGGTTTATAATACAGACGACTAGCCACAATAATTCTTAAGCCAATACATTCACCTACAACTTCCATCCACctctgtttacatacataaaatattcacTTGGAGAGAAGTATCGATATACACATATTACTCATATCGAGAGTAGATAAGAAGGTTAcaataaacaatattattattccgGTTATCACAAGAAACTTCACAACTCATTGGTTATACAGTAAGTGGACGGCTGTGATGATTTTTTTCAACACAACCGGAGCTAAAAGTTATTACGTTTATTCATAatactactatcgttatttttttttatagactttTTAATGGGcatcattatatttacatatgagcgtaaatgatgatatatattggcAGTTTCAGATACGTAGAGAATAACATTCAGTAAAAGCTGAGCTTCCTCTTTGCTTCACTTGGCCTGAGGGTGCAGGAGCGTGAGACCCGGCCGCACCCGCACCGCCAGCACGTAAGGGTGAAATCGCGCCGTCGTGGTCTGCGACCCTTCTTCGGGAGGCGGAGAGATGACCCTCGAAGTCGTGGAGGAGGCGTGCGGGCGCGGGGATGTGGCCGGGGAAGTGAGGGTGGCGGTAGAGGATGGAAGGGTGTAATGTGCGATGGGGATGGGCGAGGGGCGGGGGAGCGccacagagggagaggagtaagataaaggggaaggagaggaggaggaggaggaggtggaagaggtcgGTGGCGGCGACTCCGGCGACTGCGGGGAGGAAGGCCGATGAAGGTGGTGGCGGAAGCGAAGGGACGTGTCGATGCTGATGCAGGTCTCgcgcggggagaggggggacccGCGCTGGCCGTTCCCGCTGCTAAGCACAGTCCCGTTTCGCCTGTTATTGTTAGtgctactactgttgttgttgttgttacaattgtCCTGGTCGTGAGAGGGATAAAACGAGTCATCCTGCCGTCGCTGCCACTCGAGGACAGAATTGAGGAGATTGATATATTTTATAGCGAGTCTGAGGATCTCGTTCTTCGAGAGCTTCTTGTCGGGCGGATGCGTGGGCACGAGGCGGCGCAGCTCGGCGAAGGCTCCGCTCACGTTCTGCTGCCGCCAGCGCTCTCGCGTGTTGGTGAAGACTTTCCTGATGTTGCGATGATGCCCCCCGACACCTCGCTCTTCGTTCACCTCTCCAAGGCCGACCTCGAGGACCACACCGCCGTCGCTCGCTTCATTGCCGTCACACGTGGAAGCTGAAAGGAACAACTtttacttgaaaaaaatataaaatagataaaacataaaattaaatgaaaaagcagaaataatatttaaaaaaaagctgTAGGTCACTTGTTCtgaacagcaaaaataaaaatagaatacaaattcataaagataaaatcaaataaaaataattcttctcacaaaaatgaaacaaaaagttcTTGTTCACCTGTTTCCgccaggaataaataaaaaactaaaaacaatataATTGTATAACAACAAAATCACAAAAATCGTTCTTATTTTTCAGTACTGCTTGAGTCCATTTAATGTATTCACACAGACCTGCCTCCTACCTCTCCAATCCCGTTCCTAGCAtgtttgttaaaaaaagaaaaaaagaaaaagaaaaggataagtaAGGGTGTGGCCCCCTACTTTTAATTTACAACTTTAATTTCCAATactttatcttctcccttctccatttcttcacCTATTTACTTCAAcattaaaaacaatcataatgtgatgatgatgatgatgatgatgatgatgatgatacgatatcatcgaagtttgtattgACATACAATGTTTTGAAAGTTGTTTTTCGTAACCTGACATAAAAACGTCAATAGGAAACCATTAAGGTACGTAATATGCTGACATGATTTTAATTTAAAGCAAAACACCGTgggagcttcaaataaaatggaaaaagtacctaaCTACTCGGGAACTTATATACACCACTCCTGCTCCTCAAGGGTGTGGaaacttttaaatgtatttaacAAATTCAATCAaaacatttctttctccttcttacatTGCTCCTCATACAGAAAGAATAAGTTGCATGAGGTTTTGCATCCTAACGTATCCAACGCGAGCGAGATCCGTGTCCGAATCAGAAAGTGATAATTCCAATGACCACGGGAAGTTACTTtctgattgaattatatcaacaaatcaagatacacagcatgttctttgatatttttgagcctgtaaggcTATAATATAATGGTactgaatgattttgaagacattgaTCCAACAAAAGTCAATACCACATGTGATTCGGAcgcgttggaaattcttaccatgtccttccagcgaccgtcatgactgACTTCAATTTTACACACATTGAgtaaatatgtattttacatacAAAGTGATTCGTATTTAATGAAactataaatccctatctgagactaaatgaaatatatctgaaaaatatcgcccTTCGATTGGGTGGCCAGAGTGTATCACATTATCTCAAGGTAGATGCATACAAACTCATGCAAACTGAAGAGATGTTTCAATAGGTTCCAATAGTGTGCACGTAAAGGCAAACATACATCGATGTGGATCAAAGTGTTAGGTGTTTCGGGCCTGCTACAAAAAGGGCTTGTAGCAAAGAAACGGTTCAAATAAATTAGAACGATATAAGGCAGCAGTGACTGAGATAACAAAgccgctgataataataataatcatgaaactaAACAGTGACGAAAATGATACTGCCTTACTACTATTGCTCAATCcaaaaacaatgacagtaattattaccGTCTTCGATTCATCATAatcacgttttttctttctctataacAGTGGTTCTCAGACTGGGGGGCAATAGTCTTTGGAGTTAGCTGATaaataataactgaataaatatatagtgataataataatcataaataaataaatacagtgataaaaataataatcataatagagaaTTTATAATCCATTTAGTGTTAATGAAGAAGTGATCCAGGAGACTGATACAGCAGCAAAGCTCGACATTCTTGCATTAAACCATGGCAATGTATTACCAATATCCCAATGAAGAACTGTCTACTTTTTGGGCGAAACTGGAAAGGAATATCccatcaactaattttgcagttttctcttcttcctccctctttacccttttcaccaatAAACATTTGATGTCCAGCACGTTTATTTTGCactgtaaccattaaccattaagggACAAATAATACCAAATTTTCCACTAATGATGAAGTGgtcatatcttttctctctcttatttaccaGAGATATTATGCTTAAATTCCAATTTATGATACACGGAacaatgtttcatttttttttcaaagaaataaTTTCCCAAGtagaattaattataaaaaatgcattaataattaaccattcatataattttctttcctttaacttCGCATAACTGAAGAGAAATGGCGCATGATTAAAGGTGATCTATCACATCACAGCGGGGGTAACGATACCAAAATACCACACCCCATAGGCTATGCAtgtgaatgaataataatgaaaatgcataATACTGTTACATAAGTTTGTTTTCGCACCACCCTGCTGACAAACCCCCTTAACCAAGAGGCCAACCGAAGACACGGGCGTAAACACCGCCTATTTCATTCATTGGAGGTCATGCTTAATATGAACTAAACCTTTCAGCCATAAAAAAGAACAGAGCGAAAGTAAGTAAGTAGTGTTTGTCGCAAGCGGGCATTATCAGCGGGTCTAAAGGCGAGCACGAGTAGAGGAGACGTCCCAGGCGGGCAGACTATTTCGTAAACAAATAATAACCCCGTTATTTTCTCGCCTGTGACGTAACCTTTACCGCTGCCCGCCGTTGCGTCCGCCGATCGTGCCCGCCCGCGTGGACAGGCCTTTGCGCACCTTGCGACCGGCGCCAAGTGAGGAAGCGGCGGCTCTGGTTCCCGCCGGAGAGGTTCCCGCCGCCGGAAGGGTCGTCGCCGTGGTCGTCGTCGGAGGTCGAGTCTCGCGTGTCATCCGAGAGTTCATCGCCAAGGTCGAGGTCACTGCTGTCGCCTCCGCTGCACCCGCCCACGCAACCGCCCAGGCAGCCGCCCACGCATCCGCCCAAGGCAGGGGGGGAATTCTCGTCCTCAACCtgtgaaatatcaaaatattgcCGTGGTATTGAGCcattatatctatctgcctacatgtcaacaaaacaaaacaacatttgtCTGAatctctatacacatacatacacgtagatTTGCCTATCATAAGAATGGATAATAATGGGATAACATAAGATACTGGATATTTAGTCCCGCATATCCAAAATCGAAACCATTTAGAGAGGTGAACTGAAAGCTTCAGGActcaaaacaaatgataatacttTGCGTCGATCccttgataatgacaaaaattataatgaataaactacaccaccaacaacaataatatgcaactgtgattattataatcatcatcctctagcaacataattaatgatgataataatgacactgagaatgataatgataaaacaataaaataacaaaaatacaataatgaaaatgaaagaacaaaataacagaatgatagaatgatCAAAGTTATAAATTATAAATCAGATTAAtaggaaaataacataaaatactgacataatataataatgttaacaacaataataatgataatgatgatcatactcATAGTAATTAATAATGCTATGATatcatgatacaaaaaaaaaaaaaaaggtgatgatggtaataatagttttaacaataataataataataataataataataataataataataataataatgataataataataatgataacaataataataatgctgatgataataacaataataatcacgataataaaagtaatgataccaGCAATGATAATTgtttaaataacattaataagaatagggataaaattgataaaaacaacaacaataacaatgattatgatcatgactaagataataataacaatcctagcTAAAGCAATGACGACCACAACGACGATGGCGattataatgacaaagatgataatgataatgataatgataataataatgataataataataataatgataatgataataataatgatcacaagaacactgatgattataatactaataaagacagcaacaacagatataataagattataatcatgaaaacagtagtagtaataaaaataataacgtataataataaaataaaataatgacaatcatggtaATAAGAGTAGTactcataaccataatgatgataataatgatgataacaataatgatattaatgatgatgatgatgttaaaattataataatagtaatgataataaaaataataatgaaaattataatagtaatgacaataatgataatgataatgataataataataataataataacaaaatataataatgataacaaaatataacaataataatgataataatgatgatgatctataaataaatctatatattttcgtatgtatgtatatataaatgtgtgtaaatatatatatatatatatatatatacacacaaatatacatgcatatatatacatatatatatatatgtatatatagttatgtatgtttatatatatccatatatgtatatatataaacacacacatgtgtacatatataaatgtatatgtatatatataaatatacatatatacatgtgtgtgtgtgtgtgtgtgtgtgtgtatgtgtgtgtatgtgtgtgtgtgtgtgtgtgtgtgtgtgtgtgtgtgtgtgtgtgtctgtgtgtgtttgtgtgtgtgtatctgtgtgtgtatctgtgtgtatctgtgtgtgtctgtgtgtgtgtgtgtgtctgtgtgtgtgtgtgtgtctgtgtgtgtctgtgtgtgtgtgtatgtgtatgtgtatgtgtatgtgtatgtgtatgtgtatgtgtatgtgtatgtgtgtgtgtgtgtgtgtgtgtgtgtgtgcatgtatatatatatgtatatatatatattaatatatatacatataaaagtatatatatacgcgtatatatacatatatatgtatatatgtatacgtttatatctctatatgtacatatatacattcatatattatatatatatatagacagacagatagatagagacagatatatatatatatatatatatatatatacatatatacatgtatatacatatatacatgtatatacatatatacatatatatacatatatacgtatatatatgtatgcacacacacacacacacacacacacacacacacacacacacacacacacacacacacacatcgaagtTTGCAGCATAAAAAATAGCAAGCAAGGACAACGATGCCACAAATAATAGTCTAAAACACCTTCACTATCCTAGTACATAAACTAACAATCATAGCAATACTATTTACGACAATAAATTTATTCCAAACAAAATCAGAAATCTATACAGCATAAAAGATTCCCTATCTAATGATCCGCCCATAGGCCTATTCAGAACAATGCTTTTCCTAGTGATAGCAGTAGGCTTAGACTGACAAGTGAACTCGAATCTCTCGAGTCATTGTCGAAgcagaagcacaaacacacacacacacacacatatatatacacacacatacacatatgtgtatgtatataaatgtttatatatacatatctatatacacatgtctatacaaacatatacgattataaacatatatatacatacacatacaaacacacacacacacacacactcacacacacacacacacacacatacacacacacacacacatgtatatgaatatgtatatatacatatatacatatatatacatatacgcacacattatatatatatatatatatgtaaatttatatacatacaaattttataaatatactatatatatatatatatgtatgcatgtgtgtatatatatacatatgtgtatatataaagtgtttatatacacatgtatgtatttatacatacatatatatatatatatatatatatatatatatatgtaggaactacatatatttatacccgCTAACCCCTACattcttggccccgatagcagaGGAGGGCATGAAAGGTGCCGGGAAATTGCGAGGTAAAACGTgaatatacacagaatcagtccTACACTGTCTTATGCAGGTGGCATATTTTCGATGTAGTTGGATgatagagtgagaggaatccatcgatactaaaatcgtcgcgatcggttATGCGACGCCATTccagaatgtatatgtatatgtatatacatatatacacatgaatatatgtatatgtatatatatatgtatatgtgtgtttgtgtatatgtatatatatgtatatgtgtgtttgtgtatatgtatatatatgtgtttgtgtgtatatatgcatacacgtatgtatatatatgtatgtatgcatatatgtatatatatgtatgtatgcatatatgtatatatacacacaagtatgtatacatatatgtatatatacgtttctatgtatatatacatacacacaagtacgtatatatgtttatatacatagttgagtgtgtatatatacatttacacacacgtgtgtgtgtgtgtgtgtgtgtatatatatatatatgtccatatatacacgtgtgtataaataaacatatacaagtatgcatatatgtatatatacacatatatacatacatctatatatacatatatgtatatatatgtgtgtatgtgtatatgttgtctTGTATTCTATCACTAGTGCGTTGTTGTTATAAGCGGGACGTGGATAAACTGTCTATCTTGTTTGCCGCCGGTTTAGTAATTAAACCCGAGCGGCACGGATGGTAAGAATACATGCcctgcccactgtaatataagtattgtatttacacacagatggctaatGCAGATGCTTAATCATCAATGTATGTTTACAGTTTTTCTTGACTCttggatcatcatcataataaccgtagcatcaataataacagttTCGATATCAATTGCATTAAAGAGAAaagtacattttcccgccaattcaaggaatggggaaatcaggatcggtcacttgggcctactgatagactccttgctggctgagcacatgtggatccAAATTCCCTAATAAATAAAACTACACGGCACAGAACGGAAATCCGTGCTGGCTGGTTTACAAAGCCCAAGATGATTCTCTTAgccaaacagtatttctaccgccgtatttagtTTATTAGGGCCGTGCTGATTTCAAAgtagccaatatatatatacagtcgtgATTAGGCCGTTAAAGCATATGAACTAGAAAGAATATTGGATAATATTAATTTTTAGATATTAATTCTTTTATTGTGTCTCACATTGTTTAATTACCTGAGATTAGTTATTTACATTGCTGGACTGAGGACTTACAAGcataactatgcaaataaacatatTGTCAgtaaaacgtaaatatatatatatatatatatatatacatatatatattacaaagtacacatataaatagtataattATAAACCAGAAATTCGTGACTAACTTTTCAGGACAAACTATGATATAACTACACTTCAGGGGATACTacgatattactatatatatatatatatatatatatatatatatatatatatatgtatatatatatatatatgtatatatatacgtacacacacacacactagtatgactggtatgtatgtatgcacatatgtatatatgtatatatataaatatatatatatgtatatatagataaatatgcatgaatatatacctatatatacatatatatgtatatatgcatatatatatatatatataatatatatatatatatatatatgtgtgtgtgtgtgtgtgtgcatatatacatatatataaatacatgcatacatacatacatatatatacatacatgcatacatacatacccatacacacacacacacatatacacatactggtatgtatgtatgtacgtatgtatatatgtaaacatacaaatatatatatatatatatatatatatgcatatatacaaatatatataagcatatatatatacacaaatatatatataagcatatatatatacatatatatatatatacatatatacatgcatatatatatacatatatatacatgcatatatatatatatacatatatacatgcatatatatatatatatatatatatatatatatatatacatgcacccacatatatatacatgcacccacatatatatacatatatatatacacacatgcatatatatatatacatatatatatatacacatgcatatatatatatatatatatatatatatatatatatacatgcatatatatatatatatatatatatatatatatacacacacacacgcatatatatatatacatatatatacatgtatatatatatatatatatatatatatatatatatatatacatacgcacacacaaaaacacacacacactctctcactaaaagagagaggtagagagagaactactgagagagaaaggtatTAATAGAAATTAACAGATAAATTTGAGTGTGTTTGTACCTAAAGATAGACAAATTGAATGCCACTTGTTTTAATCTAACATCCCGCTtgcacttaacccattcgccccggatatatgctctgccccctgtagtttttggtgaattttgttacatacagatggctccacatgtgctcagccggcaaggagtctatcagtaggccctagttaccgatcctgatttccccattccttgaattggcggggaaattaatataattgttatcgatactgttattattgttattgatgttatgattataaatttgtcattaaaatatgttagacaataaaatgatacaaaagacccgttcttaaagtgaaaggaaagggtaaacaggtgagataggtagtttctaatagctggctatttggtgattaagaacttgtaaagccatctatgtgtagatacaataaataaacgtgcattacagtgggcatgacatgtattcttgcaacatggggcgaatgggctaATGCTGTTTATAGTAGCaagaaaactatataaaaaaaaaaaaaaaaaaaacacacacacacacacacacagacctgccTGGATGTACAGTATCTCGGCGACATTTCCCGAACTAGAAACGGATATCGATGTCTCGGTCTCATTATCGATACTACTAATTTCTGTCGCTcaacgtgcatttttttttttttttcgttgcttgTCGGAATatgtgaataaaaaagaagaaaagacaaagaaagaataacgGTGTTTCTTTTCGATGACAATTCCTTCAAAAGTCGATTTATTTTTTGGACACCTCTTGCCAAAATTTGGGGAAGCGTCATTCTTCTGCCGTTTTCATAAATCGAATTTTATTTCGAAAATTTACTATATCTGCAAGAATGATCTTTTCATATATTAACGGCAATGAaatttgtttaaataaatataataatattgatcaaacAGAAGGAATTTTGAAAAATGCTTCTTATAAACGTAAAGGGATCGCcatttaaatcaaataaataaacagacaaattaatacaaaacctaaaacaaagaaaatcaaataataataaaagcagacaattgcaatgatgatgataacaaatcaaATATACATTTTTGAAGATCTGATGTTATTAACATATAATTATGGGTTTTGCTAACTAGTATTGGTTCAATTCTCAGAAAAATAATTTACTTTCGATTGGTAGTCTGTAGTATGTGAAATAATATAATTTCGGGAAAGAATACTTTACATATAGTTTCGTTCATGTTAATGGAAATTTCATCATTTTGAGAATATCCAAAAATGcctatgcttgtgtgtatatatgaacacacacacacacacacacacacacacacacacacacacacatatatatatacaacacacacacacacatcatatatatatatatatatatatatatatatatatatacatatacacacacatgtataaacatacatatacattatacatatatacatatataaatttatataaatatgtaaataaataaatatatatatatatatatatatatatatataagtatagacacatacatacacatacacacactatatatgtatatatatgtgtgtgtgtgtatatatatattatattactatatatacaacatatatatattaaataaatatatatatatatatatatataatagaaaagaaaaataatagacacaaatatagatagtatatatactaaaatata includes:
- the LOC125026507 gene encoding homeobox protein 4-like; amino-acid sequence: MLDKVEDENSPPALGGCVGGCLGGCVGGCSGGDSSDLDLGDELSDDTRDSTSDDDHGDDPSGGGNLSGGNQSRRFLTWRRSQASTCDGNEASDGGVVLEVGLGEVNEERGVGGHHRNIRKVFTNTRERWRQQNVSGAFAELRRLVPTHPPDKKLSKNEILRLAIKYINLLNSVLEWQRRQDDSFYPSHDQDNCNNNNNSSSTNNNRRNGTVLSSGNGQRGSPLSPRETCISIDTSLRFRHHLHRPSSPQSPESPPPTSSTSSSSSSPSPLSYSSPSVALPRPSPIPIAHYTLPSSTATLTSPATSPRPHASSTTSRVISPPPEEGSQTTTARFHPYVLAVRVRPGLTLLHPQAK